The Halosimplex litoreum genome has a window encoding:
- a CDS encoding DHH family phosphoesterase has protein sequence MPHAAAGGVGAVAPADAAAAVAEQDPLVLAAAVVGLLAVLVALWWGIRRLRRPPGAEFVGHLAGRDEVSVLMHPNPDPDAMASALAVGEFAEAADVDAHLQYSGQIRHQENRAFETVLDLEFDRVDTAGDLLADDVVLVDHNEPRGFAGADSVDPFAVVDHHPGDGTGSAFTDVRPDHGSCASILAEYLEQQGWEPVTPEDEEEHGDEDERVLPSDTATGLLYGIQSDTKHLTKGCSAAEFEASAYLYEGIDEDRLDRIANPQVDAEVLEVKARAINERHVRNAFAVADVGDVSNADAIPQAADELSQLEGVTAVVVMGQKDDTLHLSGRSRDDRVHMGKTLRAVVDEIPMANAGGHARMGGGQLSVEHMEGLGPGDGLDREEFVDRLFDAMAGEI, from the coding sequence ATGCCACACGCAGCCGCGGGTGGCGTCGGGGCGGTCGCGCCCGCGGACGCCGCCGCGGCGGTCGCCGAACAGGACCCGCTCGTCCTGGCGGCCGCCGTCGTCGGCTTGCTCGCTGTCCTGGTCGCGCTCTGGTGGGGGATCCGACGCCTGCGTCGGCCGCCGGGTGCCGAGTTCGTCGGCCACCTCGCCGGTCGTGACGAGGTCTCGGTCCTGATGCACCCTAATCCGGATCCCGACGCGATGGCCTCGGCGCTCGCCGTCGGCGAGTTCGCCGAAGCGGCCGACGTCGACGCCCATCTCCAGTACTCCGGCCAGATCCGCCACCAGGAGAACCGCGCCTTCGAGACCGTCCTCGACCTGGAGTTCGACCGCGTCGACACCGCTGGCGACCTCCTCGCCGACGACGTGGTCCTCGTCGACCACAACGAGCCCCGCGGGTTCGCCGGCGCCGACTCCGTCGACCCGTTCGCCGTCGTCGACCACCACCCCGGCGACGGCACCGGCTCGGCGTTCACCGACGTGCGCCCCGATCACGGCTCCTGCGCCAGCATCCTCGCCGAGTACCTCGAACAGCAAGGCTGGGAGCCCGTCACCCCCGAAGACGAGGAAGAGCACGGAGACGAGGACGAACGAGTCCTCCCCTCCGACACCGCTACCGGTTTGCTCTACGGTATCCAGTCCGACACCAAGCACCTCACGAAGGGCTGTTCCGCCGCAGAGTTCGAGGCGTCGGCCTACCTCTACGAGGGCATCGACGAGGACCGCCTCGACCGCATCGCCAACCCCCAGGTCGACGCGGAAGTGCTGGAGGTGAAGGCCCGCGCGATCAACGAACGCCACGTGCGCAACGCCTTCGCCGTCGCCGACGTGGGCGACGTCTCCAACGCCGACGCCATCCCCCAGGCCGCCGACGAGTTGAGTCAGCTGGAGGGCGTCACCGCCGTCGTCGTCATGGGCCAGAAAGACGATACGCTGCATCTCTCGGGCCGCTCCCGGGACGACCGGGTCCACATGGGCAAGACACTGCGCGCCGTCGTCGACGAGATCCCCATGGCCAACGCCGGCGGCCACGCCCGCATGGGCGGCGGTCAGCTCTCCGTCGAGCACATGGAAGGCCTGGGCCCCGGCGACGGTCTGGATCGGGAGGAGTTCGTCGACCGACTGTTCGACGCCATGGCCGGCGAGATCTAG
- a CDS encoding glycosyltransferase family protein: MEYVQERVATLHDFDGAAPEAPVDRATVVVPLTDRDHASLAAERVLSTLGAVDPESVLVALRADEGKLEAVREWVDSLDVDADILWCNAPTVRDLLSEHGHNGEAGKGRDVWLALGVAAARSDLVAVHDADATTYGPQHVPRLLFPLARDYEFVKGYYARVENGRLYGRLCRLFYEPAVAALAESHDDPLVDYLGAFRYALAGEFAATSDLIRQLRPPRGWGLEVATLGDAFRTAGFEGTAQVDLGIHEHDHRAVSGRGGLSDMADEVAAALFSALDDGGVAVDYDALRERYRTAARRLVDQYATDAAFNGLDYDSADERRQVDAYAESVRPPESDDRLPAWGETDLDPEAVRAASSDALDEATDR, translated from the coding sequence ATGGAGTACGTCCAGGAGCGGGTGGCGACGCTACACGATTTCGACGGCGCGGCTCCCGAGGCGCCGGTCGACCGCGCGACGGTCGTCGTGCCGCTGACCGACCGCGACCACGCCAGCCTCGCCGCCGAGCGCGTCCTCTCGACGCTCGGCGCGGTGGACCCCGAGTCGGTCCTCGTCGCGCTGCGAGCCGACGAGGGGAAGCTAGAGGCCGTCCGCGAGTGGGTCGACTCGCTGGACGTCGACGCCGACATCCTCTGGTGTAACGCGCCGACCGTTCGCGACCTGCTGAGCGAGCACGGTCACAACGGCGAGGCCGGGAAGGGCCGAGACGTGTGGCTCGCCCTCGGCGTCGCCGCCGCCCGCAGCGACCTCGTCGCCGTCCACGACGCCGACGCGACCACCTACGGCCCCCAGCACGTCCCTCGTCTCCTCTTCCCGCTCGCCCGCGACTACGAGTTCGTCAAGGGCTACTACGCCCGCGTCGAGAACGGCCGACTCTACGGTCGTCTCTGTCGGCTGTTCTACGAGCCCGCCGTCGCTGCCCTCGCCGAGAGCCACGACGACCCCCTGGTCGACTACCTGGGCGCCTTCCGCTACGCGCTCGCCGGCGAGTTCGCCGCCACGAGCGACCTGATACGCCAGCTCCGCCCGCCTCGCGGCTGGGGGCTGGAGGTCGCGACGCTCGGCGACGCGTTCCGAACGGCGGGGTTCGAGGGGACCGCACAGGTCGACCTGGGCATCCACGAGCACGACCACCGCGCCGTCAGCGGCCGCGGCGGGCTCTCGGACATGGCCGACGAGGTCGCCGCCGCCCTCTTCTCCGCGCTCGACGACGGCGGCGTCGCCGTCGACTACGACGCCCTCCGCGAGCGGTACCGGACGGCCGCCCGCCGCTTGGTCGACCAGTACGCCACCGACGCCGCGTTCAACGGCCTCGACTACGATTCGGCCGACGAGCGCCGCCAGGTCGACGCCTACGCCGAGTCGGTCCGACCGCCCGAATCCGACGACCGACTGCCCGCCTGGGGCGAGACCGACCTCGACCCCGAGGCCGTCCGCGCGGCCTCCAGCGACGCGCTCGACGAGGCGACCGACCGCTGA
- a CDS encoding MFS transporter, producing the protein MTRRQLFGSLCAMVFVVNLGRVVFAPLLDPLRAALTVDAAAVGLLASLVWVGSAVPRIPTGYLLTRVPRHYVVFATGATLTGATALASIAPGIRALQAAALLMGAAGGAYFIAANPLVSELFPSRVGAALGVHGTAAQLAAVGAPLFVTAVLARGQWPLTFQIMAAITAVATVLFTVAAWRTDLPAAGTEDRHLLVAVREQWRLILAGVVMLGATGFVWQGVFNFYPTYLAETKSLSESTARTVLSVVFGAGVPAMALSGRLADRLDILRYILALLSGFVVVVLVLTVVSGLVPVVAVSLVLGYVIHSLFPAMDTYLLGSLPDRHRASAYAAYSGTMMFVQAGGSYAVGFLRDARVPFDGIFRAFAGGLVVVLLALLVAHRLGRLPRGGRA; encoded by the coding sequence GTGACGCGCCGCCAGCTGTTCGGGTCGCTGTGTGCGATGGTGTTCGTCGTCAACCTCGGCCGGGTCGTCTTCGCGCCGCTACTGGACCCGCTCCGAGCGGCGCTGACCGTCGACGCCGCGGCCGTCGGTCTGCTCGCGTCGCTCGTCTGGGTCGGCAGCGCCGTCCCGCGCATCCCCACGGGCTACCTGCTCACGCGGGTCCCCCGCCACTACGTCGTCTTCGCGACGGGCGCGACGCTGACCGGAGCGACCGCGCTGGCGAGTATCGCTCCCGGTATTCGCGCGCTCCAGGCCGCCGCGCTCCTGATGGGTGCGGCCGGCGGCGCGTACTTCATCGCCGCGAACCCGCTGGTCAGCGAGCTGTTCCCGTCGCGGGTCGGCGCCGCCCTCGGCGTCCACGGGACCGCCGCCCAGCTCGCGGCCGTCGGCGCACCGCTGTTCGTCACCGCCGTCCTCGCGCGCGGGCAGTGGCCGCTGACCTTCCAGATCATGGCTGCGATCACCGCCGTCGCCACCGTCCTATTCACCGTCGCGGCCTGGCGAACCGACCTGCCCGCGGCGGGGACCGAGGACCGCCACCTCCTCGTCGCGGTCCGCGAGCAGTGGCGGCTGATCCTCGCGGGCGTCGTCATGCTCGGCGCCACGGGCTTCGTCTGGCAAGGGGTGTTCAACTTCTATCCGACCTACCTCGCGGAGACGAAGTCCCTCTCGGAGTCGACTGCTCGGACGGTTCTCTCGGTCGTCTTCGGCGCGGGCGTTCCCGCGATGGCGCTGTCGGGCCGGCTGGCCGACCGCCTCGACATCCTCCGGTACATCCTCGCGCTGCTCTCCGGGTTCGTCGTCGTCGTCCTCGTACTCACGGTCGTTTCGGGTCTCGTCCCGGTGGTCGCCGTCAGCCTCGTCCTCGGGTACGTGATCCACAGCCTGTTCCCGGCCATGGACACCTATCTCCTCGGGTCCCTGCCCGATCGACACCGGGCGAGCGCCTACGCCGCCTACTCGGGGACGATGATGTTCGTCCAGGCCGGCGGCTCCTACGCCGTCGGGTTCCTCCGAGACGCCCGCGTGCCGTTCGACGGTATCTTCCGCGCGTTCGCCGGCGGCCTCGTCGTCGTCCTGCTCGCACTCCTCGTCGCTCATCGACTGGGGCGGCTGCCACGGGGTGGCCGCGCTTGA
- a CDS encoding HVO_0758 family zinc finger protein produces MKSVRKGLRSGEIEKDVYERLACSECGEELGTENDPDELGTVRVCPECGSKWKKVG; encoded by the coding sequence ATGAAATCGGTCCGGAAGGGGCTACGCTCGGGCGAGATCGAGAAAGACGTCTACGAGCGCCTCGCCTGTAGCGAGTGCGGCGAGGAGCTGGGGACCGAGAACGACCCCGACGAGCTCGGCACCGTCCGGGTCTGCCCGGAGTGTGGCAGCAAGTGGAAGAAGGTGGGCTGA
- a CDS encoding aldo/keto reductase, which produces MVTRDATWAYREEFGDEFARTYFRRFGEGVVSSVGVGTYLGDPTDEADDAYRQAVVEALESGVNVVDTAINYRNQRSERVVGEAIEAADVDREAVLVATKGGFVPFDGERPENPGRWIREQYVDTGIADADDLVAGQHCIAPDYVDDQLDRSLENLDLDTIDLYYVHNPETQLAERSPEAVYDQLEDTFARLEERAAEGDIRQYGVATWEALRVPADDDSYLSLAEIVSRARAAAKRAETAATHFRAVQLPFNVVMADAFTVEAQEGSGGAQSTLWFAHDAGLNVFTSASLAQGRLAAAGLPADVAERVEGETSAQKAINFARSAPGVTCSLVGMGSPTHVAENVAAGTYPPLGADSFDAVFE; this is translated from the coding sequence ATGGTCACCAGGGACGCCACGTGGGCCTACCGCGAGGAGTTCGGCGACGAGTTCGCCCGCACGTACTTCCGGCGGTTCGGCGAGGGCGTCGTCTCCAGCGTCGGCGTCGGCACCTACCTCGGCGACCCGACCGACGAAGCCGACGACGCCTACCGCCAGGCGGTCGTCGAGGCGCTCGAATCGGGGGTCAACGTCGTCGACACGGCGATCAACTACCGCAACCAGCGCAGCGAGCGCGTCGTCGGCGAGGCCATCGAAGCGGCCGACGTCGACCGCGAAGCCGTCCTCGTCGCGACGAAGGGCGGGTTCGTCCCCTTCGACGGCGAGCGCCCCGAGAACCCGGGTCGGTGGATCCGCGAGCAGTACGTCGACACCGGGATCGCCGACGCAGACGACCTCGTGGCGGGCCAACACTGCATCGCGCCCGACTACGTCGACGACCAGCTCGACCGCTCGCTGGAGAATCTCGACCTCGACACGATCGACCTGTACTACGTCCACAATCCCGAGACCCAGCTCGCAGAGCGCTCTCCCGAGGCGGTGTACGACCAGCTCGAAGACACGTTCGCCCGGCTGGAGGAGCGAGCCGCCGAGGGCGACATCCGCCAGTACGGCGTGGCGACGTGGGAGGCGCTACGCGTGCCGGCCGACGACGACAGCTACCTCTCGCTGGCCGAGATCGTCTCGCGGGCGCGGGCGGCGGCCAAACGGGCCGAAACCGCGGCGACGCACTTCCGGGCGGTGCAGTTGCCGTTCAACGTCGTGATGGCCGACGCCTTCACCGTCGAGGCCCAGGAGGGCTCGGGGGGCGCACAGTCGACGCTGTGGTTCGCCCACGACGCGGGCCTGAACGTCTTCACGAGCGCGTCGCTGGCCCAAGGTCGACTCGCAGCGGCGGGCCTGCCCGCGGACGTGGCCGAGCGGGTCGAGGGCGAGACGAGCGCCCAGAAGGCCATCAACTTCGCACGGAGCGCGCCGGGCGTGACGTGTTCGCTGGTCGGGATGGGGTCACCGACCCACGTCGCGGAGAACGTCGCTGCGGGGACCTACCCGCCGCTCGGGGCCGATTCGTTCGACGCCGTCTTCGAGTGA
- a CDS encoding DUF6298 domain-containing protein: MTERIEPSPENPWYWSDGDGPTLLLGGTDKDNLFQWTGDRLHEHLDDLVDAGGNFVRNTMSDRKGADVSPFERSDGGTYDLERWNDEYWDRLDAFLDATAERDVVVELTLWDQHDLAGDRWESHAWNPVNNDTLPEGSLPPTGGDHWQDRIAFFRTVEEGNDPVLAHQERFVDRILDHTLDHGHVLYNVTNEGWAGIEWELHWAEHVLERADERGVDVEVTNMNMSPEDSVRKVVEHPEAFSYVEVSQHNQHFAGADGQNHWDDLQTWRAEVEDALGPRPFNNVKIYGGFDGGKEAAGDADQAVRWFWRNVLGGCAACRFHRRVAEGDEGWGIGGSERALAQIRSVRAVEAVADLPALVPREDLLGDVAPDEAYCAADPGEAYVVYFPDGGEATLELEAGPYRLRTLDAESAAWTDEATVDATGSRSLDPPSRPNQLVVVTRES; encoded by the coding sequence ATGACAGAGCGGATCGAGCCGAGTCCCGAGAACCCGTGGTACTGGTCGGACGGCGACGGACCGACGCTGCTCCTCGGGGGGACAGACAAGGACAACCTCTTCCAGTGGACCGGCGACCGGCTGCACGAGCACCTCGACGACCTGGTCGACGCCGGCGGGAACTTCGTCCGCAACACGATGTCCGACCGCAAGGGCGCGGACGTGTCCCCGTTCGAGCGGAGCGACGGCGGCACGTACGACCTCGAACGGTGGAACGACGAGTACTGGGACCGTCTCGACGCGTTCCTCGACGCGACCGCCGAACGGGACGTCGTCGTCGAGTTGACGCTCTGGGACCAGCACGACCTCGCCGGCGACAGATGGGAGTCCCACGCCTGGAACCCGGTCAACAACGACACGCTCCCCGAGGGGTCGCTGCCTCCGACCGGCGGCGACCACTGGCAGGACCGCATCGCCTTCTTCCGCACCGTCGAGGAGGGCAACGACCCCGTGCTCGCTCACCAAGAGCGGTTCGTCGACCGGATCCTCGACCACACGCTCGACCACGGACACGTCCTCTACAACGTCACCAACGAGGGATGGGCGGGGATCGAGTGGGAACTGCACTGGGCCGAACACGTGCTGGAGCGGGCCGACGAGCGCGGCGTCGACGTCGAGGTCACCAACATGAACATGAGTCCCGAGGACTCCGTCCGGAAGGTCGTCGAGCACCCCGAGGCGTTCTCCTACGTCGAGGTCTCTCAGCACAACCAGCACTTCGCGGGCGCTGACGGGCAGAACCACTGGGACGACCTCCAGACCTGGCGGGCGGAGGTCGAGGACGCTCTCGGCCCGCGTCCGTTCAACAACGTGAAGATCTACGGTGGCTTCGACGGCGGCAAGGAGGCCGCTGGGGACGCCGACCAGGCGGTGCGGTGGTTCTGGCGGAACGTCCTCGGCGGGTGCGCCGCCTGTCGGTTCCACCGTCGGGTCGCCGAGGGCGACGAGGGGTGGGGGATCGGCGGGAGCGAACGAGCGCTGGCGCAGATCCGCTCGGTTCGCGCGGTCGAAGCGGTCGCCGATCTTCCCGCTCTGGTCCCGCGAGAGGATCTGCTGGGTGACGTCGCTCCCGACGAGGCGTACTGCGCCGCCGATCCGGGCGAGGCATACGTCGTGTACTTCCCCGACGGCGGCGAAGCCACGCTCGAACTTGAAGCGGGGCCGTACCGGCTCCGGACGCTCGACGCCGAGTCGGCCGCGTGGACGGACGAGGCGACGGTCGACGCGACCGGGAGCCGTTCGCTGGATCCTCCGAGCCGACCGAATCAGCTCGTGGTAGTGACCCGGGAATCGTAG
- a CDS encoding PadR family transcriptional regulator, whose protein sequence is MTKWLQSGRRRDICIILAGEGPLHGQALKSRLESHYDGRIEPKSFYGALDTLVDNGHLELRESGIHDEYALTDAGRRMVDEQFAWMAEHVEGA, encoded by the coding sequence ATGACCAAGTGGCTCCAGAGCGGCCGTCGCCGGGATATCTGCATCATCCTCGCCGGCGAGGGACCGCTCCACGGCCAGGCGCTCAAATCGCGGTTGGAATCCCACTACGACGGGCGGATCGAACCGAAGTCGTTCTACGGCGCGCTGGACACGCTCGTCGACAACGGCCATCTCGAACTCCGGGAGTCCGGCATCCACGACGAGTACGCGCTGACCGACGCCGGCCGGCGGATGGTCGACGAGCAGTTCGCGTGGATGGCCGAGCACGTCGAGGGGGCGTAG
- a CDS encoding DUF7111 family protein: MTDSTATSEGITARYEETETERLLTFERDGATAAVGQNVEGYAMLKVRPTADGDELERYYGFDMALDHAAELLGVAQHDLPVPEAADDMGM, encoded by the coding sequence ATGACCGACTCGACCGCGACGAGCGAGGGGATCACCGCCCGCTACGAGGAGACCGAGACCGAGCGCCTGTTGACCTTCGAGCGCGACGGGGCGACAGCGGCCGTCGGCCAGAACGTCGAAGGCTACGCCATGTTGAAAGTCCGGCCGACCGCCGACGGCGACGAACTCGAACGCTACTACGGGTTCGACATGGCACTCGACCACGCCGCCGAACTGCTCGGCGTGGCCCAACACGACCTGCCGGTGCCCGAGGCGGCCGACGACATGGGGATGTAG
- a CDS encoding thiolase domain-containing protein, with protein MSHPRVTGVGLTHFGEHSERTGRDLFAEAGLAALDDAGVDPDDVEALFYGNFMGELAEHQGHQAPLMAEAVGLDVPATRYEAACASSGAAVREAVRHLRSGEADVILVGGAERMTNIGTAGATDALSIAADDLYEIRAGMTFPGAYALMARAYFREFGGSREDLAAVAVKNHDHALPNEYAQLRTEITVEDALGAPMVADPLGLYDACPITDGASAVVLTSADYAAEHDLDAPVAITGTGQGGDNLALHDRETLARSPAASEAADEAYGDADIDSDDVDIAEVHDCFTIAEVLAIESLGLYEPGEGIGAARDGKTHATGETPVNLSGGLKAKGHPVGATGVAQIVSLAKVLTGESTWSDDVSDASVGVAHNAGGTVASATVHVLEVRE; from the coding sequence ATGAGCCACCCACGTGTCACCGGCGTCGGGTTGACCCACTTCGGGGAGCACTCCGAGCGGACGGGTCGGGACCTGTTCGCGGAGGCCGGACTGGCCGCGCTCGACGACGCGGGTGTCGACCCCGACGACGTCGAAGCGCTGTTCTACGGTAACTTCATGGGCGAGCTCGCCGAGCACCAGGGCCACCAGGCCCCGCTGATGGCCGAGGCCGTCGGCCTCGACGTTCCGGCGACACGCTACGAGGCCGCCTGCGCCTCCAGCGGCGCGGCCGTCCGCGAAGCGGTCAGACACCTGCGGTCGGGCGAGGCCGACGTGATCCTCGTCGGCGGTGCCGAACGGATGACCAACATCGGCACCGCGGGCGCGACCGACGCCCTCTCGATCGCCGCCGACGACCTCTACGAGATCCGCGCGGGGATGACCTTCCCCGGCGCTTACGCGCTGATGGCCCGGGCGTACTTCCGGGAGTTCGGCGGGTCCCGCGAGGATCTCGCCGCCGTCGCCGTCAAGAACCACGACCACGCGCTGCCCAACGAGTACGCCCAGCTCCGCACGGAGATCACCGTCGAGGACGCACTGGGAGCGCCGATGGTCGCCGACCCGCTCGGGCTGTACGACGCGTGCCCGATCACCGACGGCGCCAGCGCCGTCGTCCTGACCAGCGCCGACTACGCCGCCGAACACGACCTCGACGCGCCGGTCGCGATCACCGGCACCGGTCAGGGCGGCGACAACCTCGCGCTCCACGACCGCGAGACTCTCGCGCGCTCTCCCGCCGCGAGCGAGGCCGCCGACGAAGCCTACGGAGACGCCGATATCGACTCCGACGACGTCGATATCGCCGAGGTCCACGACTGTTTCACTATCGCGGAAGTGCTCGCGATCGAGTCGCTAGGGCTCTACGAGCCCGGCGAGGGGATCGGCGCCGCACGGGACGGGAAGACCCACGCGACGGGTGAGACACCGGTCAACCTCTCGGGCGGCCTGAAGGCGAAGGGACACCCCGTCGGGGCGACCGGCGTCGCCCAGATCGTCTCGCTAGCGAAGGTGCTGACGGGCGAGTCCACGTGGTCCGACGACGTGAGCGACGCGAGCGTCGGCGTCGCGCACAACGCCGGCGGGACCGTCGCGAGCGCGACCGTCCACGTTCTGGAGGTCCGAGAATGA
- a CDS encoding Zn-ribbon domain-containing OB-fold protein yields MSDNARDGAFDDWLDAVEDGEGYYVECENGHGWLPPRRVCPDCGSRDLTETPLAEAGEVATYTEVSVATPQFSADTPYVTAIVDYGPVRVTGLLRGVDPDEVEVGMPVGIEAGERETTGDRAVVFRPR; encoded by the coding sequence ATGAGCGACAACGCGAGAGACGGCGCCTTCGACGACTGGCTGGACGCGGTCGAGGACGGGGAGGGGTACTACGTCGAGTGCGAGAACGGCCACGGCTGGCTCCCGCCGCGGCGGGTGTGTCCCGACTGCGGGAGCCGCGACCTCACCGAGACGCCGCTGGCCGAGGCGGGCGAGGTGGCGACCTATACCGAGGTGTCGGTCGCGACGCCGCAGTTCAGCGCCGACACGCCCTACGTCACCGCGATCGTCGACTACGGTCCCGTCCGCGTCACCGGTCTACTCCGCGGCGTCGACCCCGACGAGGTCGAGGTCGGGATGCCGGTCGGGATCGAGGCGGGCGAACGGGAGACCACCGGCGACCGCGCGGTCGTCTTCCGGCCGCGATAG
- a CDS encoding alpha/beta fold hydrolase: MKLRTVVGATLGAVGAAAVTNRVLDRRVGELGPPLAGDAGTYRWRGFDVAYTEAGDPDDQDLVLLHGINAAATSNEWRMVFETLAEDYHVVAPDLPGFGRSDRPPLTYSASLYTTFVRDFLTDTSEDAVVVASSLTGAYAADAARDVDVSRLVLVCPTADTVPGQRVWLRSLIRTPVVGQAIYNGIASERSIRYFHDDHGYHDTSKLNEETVRYEWESAHQPGARFAPASFVSGHLDPDIDLPELLGDLNVPITLVWGTETEMPPLSTGRELAEAADVELVSIGDSELLPHVEHPAEFLDVVRGEPVESNA, translated from the coding sequence ATGAAACTACGAACAGTCGTCGGTGCGACGCTCGGTGCAGTCGGCGCGGCGGCCGTGACCAACCGGGTGCTCGATCGGCGGGTCGGGGAACTCGGCCCGCCGCTCGCGGGCGACGCCGGCACCTACCGCTGGCGCGGGTTCGACGTGGCCTACACCGAGGCCGGCGACCCCGACGACCAGGACCTCGTGCTCCTCCACGGCATCAACGCCGCGGCGACCAGCAACGAGTGGCGCATGGTCTTCGAGACCCTCGCCGAGGACTACCACGTCGTCGCGCCGGATCTGCCGGGCTTCGGGCGCTCGGATCGCCCGCCGCTGACCTACTCGGCGTCGCTGTACACGACCTTCGTCCGCGACTTCCTCACCGACACGAGCGAAGACGCCGTCGTCGTCGCGTCGTCGCTGACCGGCGCGTACGCCGCCGACGCCGCCCGCGACGTGGACGTCTCGCGGCTCGTCCTGGTCTGCCCCACCGCCGACACGGTTCCGGGCCAGCGCGTCTGGCTCCGCTCGCTGATCCGCACGCCCGTCGTCGGACAGGCGATCTACAACGGGATCGCCAGCGAGCGCTCGATCCGCTACTTCCACGACGACCACGGCTACCACGACACGTCGAAGCTCAACGAGGAGACGGTCCGCTACGAGTGGGAGAGCGCCCACCAGCCGGGCGCGCGGTTCGCGCCAGCCTCGTTCGTCAGCGGCCACCTCGACCCGGACATCGACCTGCCGGAACTCCTCGGGGACCTGAACGTCCCGATCACGCTCGTCTGGGGTACGGAAACGGAGATGCCGCCGCTGTCGACCGGCCGCGAACTCGCCGAGGCCGCAGACGTGGAACTCGTCTCGATCGGCGACTCCGAACTCCTCCCGCACGTCGAACATCCCGCCGAGTTCCTCGACGTGGTCCGCGGCGAACCCGTCGAGTCGAACGCCTGA
- the meaB gene encoding methylmalonyl Co-A mutase-associated GTPase MeaB: MTSGDSDSVSEAADDLDPLIADLLDGNHRALARTITKIENRAPGYRDLVSQLHAHTGDADVIGITGSPGAGKSTLVDKLAATYREAGLTVGVIAIDPASPFTGGAVLGDRIRMASNVGDMDVFFRSMSARGTLGGLSTATTDAVKALDAFGKDKVIVETVGAGQNEVDVVRTADTVVVLVPPGSGDDVQMLKAGILEIADLFVVNKADLDGADRTVSELREMLQLRDGDVEVGGHHGFAEPSVDAGGDSAPASGTVDGGDGPAAEPWDPPIVETVADRGEGIDDLIAAMDDHRTYLVESGQLAATARTRYAEEIRTLLREDVRELLAAEIDARGGLDEHVDAVVRRETDPYAVAEELLEPLADCVAERRERD, from the coding sequence ATGACGAGCGGGGACTCCGATAGCGTATCCGAAGCCGCCGACGACCTCGACCCTCTGATCGCGGATCTCCTCGACGGGAACCACCGGGCGCTGGCACGGACGATCACGAAGATCGAGAACCGCGCGCCCGGCTATCGGGACCTGGTCTCGCAGTTGCACGCCCACACCGGCGACGCCGACGTGATCGGGATCACCGGCAGCCCCGGTGCGGGCAAGTCGACGCTGGTCGACAAGCTCGCGGCGACTTACCGCGAGGCCGGCCTCACCGTCGGCGTCATCGCCATCGACCCCGCCTCGCCCTTCACCGGCGGCGCGGTGCTGGGCGACCGGATCCGCATGGCATCGAACGTCGGCGACATGGACGTGTTCTTCCGGTCGATGTCCGCCCGCGGGACGCTCGGCGGGCTCTCGACGGCGACGACGGACGCGGTGAAGGCGCTGGACGCCTTCGGCAAGGACAAGGTCATCGTCGAGACCGTGGGGGCGGGGCAGAACGAGGTCGACGTCGTCCGGACGGCGGACACGGTGGTCGTGCTGGTCCCGCCCGGCAGCGGCGACGACGTACAGATGCTCAAAGCGGGTATCCTGGAGATCGCCGACCTGTTCGTCGTCAACAAGGCCGACCTCGACGGCGCCGACCGCACCGTCAGCGAACTCCGGGAGATGCTCCAGTTACGTGACGGCGACGTCGAGGTCGGTGGCCACCACGGCTTCGCCGAGCCCAGCGTCGACGCGGGCGGCGACTCCGCTCCGGCGTCGGGGACCGTGGACGGGGGTGACGGCCCGGCCGCCGAGCCCTGGGACCCGCCGATCGTCGAGACGGTCGCCGACCGCGGCGAGGGGATCGACGACCTGATCGCGGCGATGGACGACCACCGGACGTATCTGGTCGAGTCGGGTCAACTGGCGGCGACGGCTCGGACGCGCTACGCCGAGGAGATCCGGACGCTCCTCCGCGAGGACGTCCGCGAGTTGCTCGCCGCGGAGATCGACGCCCGCGGCGGGCTCGACGAACACGTCGACGCGGTGGTGCGCCGCGAGACCGACCCCTACGCGGTCGCCGAGGAGCTGCTCGAACCGCTCGCCGACTGCGTGGCCGAACGGCGCGAGCGGGACTGA